Proteins co-encoded in one Cytobacillus sp. NJ13 genomic window:
- a CDS encoding long-chain-fatty-acid--CoA ligase — protein MAFNLNENLRRSARKFPEKYAYIYEDISVTYRELNQLVDQFAAGLSAQGVGKGDGVALILGNSPEFIIAYYGILRIGAIAIPINPMFTQREISYILDNSQAKVVIGHASVGSKISELKEKSKNITCFIYVDAMSQEWTWERLMETSNPDFESPFTHEEDLAVILYTSGTTGKPKGAMLSHRNLASNAKTISNLLELYDEDRVVAVLPMFHVFCMTVCLNNAISCGATVIIVPKFSPQDVVNTIRQKQATVFVGVPTMYNFIYQLPEASAEYFLSIRLCISGGASIPVELLQNFQNKFNVTILEGYGLSETSPVVAFNPLRGTRKPGSIGLNIPGVKSRVVNEEGDELPRGEIGELVVQGPNVMKGYLGMPEDTNAALMDEWFFTGDLAKMDEEEYIYIVDRKKDIIIVGGYNVYPREVEEVLYQHPSIVEASVVGVPDEGYGEIVKAYVVVKDEQITIDDIIHFCQDKLAKYKLPKQVEFLKELPKNSTGKILRRKLRQLTPIQ, from the coding sequence ATGGCTTTTAATTTAAATGAAAATTTGAGGAGGAGCGCCAGAAAATTCCCTGAAAAATACGCTTATATCTATGAAGATATAAGTGTAACTTATAGGGAATTAAATCAGTTGGTGGATCAATTTGCTGCTGGCTTGTCTGCTCAAGGAGTGGGGAAAGGAGATGGGGTAGCTCTTATATTAGGTAACAGCCCTGAATTCATCATTGCGTACTATGGTATTTTACGTATAGGTGCAATTGCTATTCCTATCAATCCTATGTTTACCCAAAGGGAAATCAGCTATATTTTAGACAATAGTCAGGCCAAGGTGGTTATTGGACACGCATCCGTAGGTTCTAAAATATCTGAATTAAAAGAAAAATCTAAAAATATAACTTGCTTTATTTATGTAGATGCCATGAGTCAAGAATGGACATGGGAGCGTCTAATGGAAACAAGTAATCCAGATTTTGAAAGCCCTTTCACCCATGAAGAAGACCTTGCTGTCATTCTCTACACGTCAGGGACAACTGGTAAACCAAAAGGTGCGATGTTATCTCATCGAAATTTGGCTTCTAATGCAAAAACTATTTCAAACCTATTGGAACTGTATGATGAAGATCGTGTAGTAGCTGTTCTGCCGATGTTTCATGTTTTCTGTATGACCGTTTGTCTGAATAATGCCATTTCTTGTGGGGCAACGGTCATTATCGTGCCTAAATTTAGCCCTCAAGATGTTGTTAATACTATTCGGCAAAAACAAGCAACGGTTTTTGTTGGAGTTCCTACGATGTACAACTTTATCTATCAATTGCCTGAAGCCTCTGCGGAATATTTCTTATCCATTCGCTTGTGTATATCTGGAGGAGCTTCCATTCCTGTTGAGCTGCTCCAAAATTTCCAAAACAAGTTTAACGTTACTATCTTAGAAGGGTATGGGCTCTCAGAAACTTCTCCTGTCGTCGCTTTTAATCCTTTAAGGGGGACCCGTAAGCCCGGCTCTATCGGTTTGAATATTCCAGGTGTCAAAAGCAGGGTTGTCAATGAGGAAGGGGACGAATTGCCAAGGGGAGAAATCGGAGAATTAGTTGTTCAAGGACCAAATGTAATGAAGGGATACTTAGGGATGCCGGAAGATACAAATGCTGCCCTAATGGATGAATGGTTTTTCACGGGTGATCTGGCGAAAATGGATGAAGAAGAATACATCTACATTGTTGATCGCAAGAAAGACATCATAATTGTTGGCGGATACAATGTCTACCCTCGAGAAGTAGAGGAAGTATTGTATCAGCATCCTTCTATTGTAGAAGCATCTGTGGTTGGAGTTCCTGATGAAGGATACGGAGAAATCGTAAAAGCTTATGTTGTAGTCAAGGATGAGCAGATCACAATAGATGACATTATCCATTTCTGTCAGGATAAGCTTGCGAAGTATAAGCTTCCTAAACAAGTTGAATTTCTCAAGGAGTTGCCTAAGAACTCTACAGGAAAAATATTACGAAGAAAACTGAGACAACTGACTCCAATTCAGTAA
- a CDS encoding TauD/TfdA family dioxygenase: MSIILKDKIQGPPAWKGTDLANDDSWIYYLSEKAIETLENALSHVQQKCLKAPDFTKEDFPIPDLFNEIEYFVEELENGRGFLLIRGLPLERYTDEEASIIYWGLGLHMGIPVSQNANGDLLGHVIDKGLSLENSNVRGYQTKLHLPFHADGSDVVGLLSLRKGKTGGYSSIVSSMAVYNEILEKYPEYLGILSRPFFFDRRGEEGPGESPVFTSPIFNYFDGKLSCRYVRLFIESAQEKTGIQLSKVEVEALDLLDSLLHDENMHFNMMLEPGDMQFVNNYVVLHSRTQYEDYAEPERKRHLLRLWLTMPNGREISPDFAMFIDENTGKPGRGGIPARQKTSGGIIESLK, encoded by the coding sequence ATGTCGATTATTTTGAAGGATAAAATTCAGGGGCCACCAGCTTGGAAAGGGACTGATTTAGCCAACGATGATTCATGGATTTATTATTTGTCTGAAAAAGCGATTGAAACGCTAGAGAACGCCTTATCTCATGTTCAGCAAAAGTGCCTAAAAGCCCCTGACTTTACAAAGGAGGATTTTCCGATCCCTGATCTTTTTAATGAAATCGAATACTTTGTAGAAGAATTGGAGAATGGGAGAGGTTTTCTATTAATTCGTGGATTGCCACTGGAAAGATATACAGATGAGGAAGCAAGCATTATTTATTGGGGGCTTGGGCTTCATATGGGTATTCCAGTATCGCAAAACGCGAATGGTGATCTCTTAGGGCATGTCATTGATAAAGGTCTTAGTTTAGAAAATTCAAATGTACGCGGATACCAAACGAAATTGCATCTTCCTTTTCATGCAGATGGATCAGATGTTGTCGGATTATTAAGTCTGCGGAAGGGGAAAACCGGCGGGTACAGCAGTATCGTAAGTTCGATGGCTGTTTATAATGAGATTTTGGAGAAGTACCCTGAGTATCTTGGTATTCTCTCTCGTCCATTTTTCTTCGATCGTCGTGGGGAAGAAGGACCAGGTGAATCTCCAGTATTCACATCACCTATCTTTAATTATTTTGATGGTAAATTAAGCTGCAGATATGTCCGATTATTCATCGAATCAGCCCAAGAGAAAACAGGTATTCAGTTGTCAAAAGTAGAAGTTGAAGCACTAGACCTTCTAGATTCCCTCCTTCATGATGAAAATATGCATTTTAATATGATGTTGGAGCCAGGTGATATGCAATTCGTCAATAATTATGTAGTTCTTCACTCACGTACTCAATACGAAGACTATGCAGAACCGGAGCGCAAACGTCATTTATTAAGATTGTGGCTCACGATGCCAAATGGCCGGGAAATTTCTCCGGATTTCGCGATGTTTATTGATGAGAATACTGGGAAACCTGGGCGCGGCGGTATACCTGCACGTCAAAAAACATCTGGCGGTATTATAGAAAGTTTGAAGTAA